Sequence from the Pirellulales bacterium genome:
CCACCGCTGTCGCACGCTGGAGGAGCTGCTCGACTTGGCCTACGACTGGTTTCAAGCCAACAATAATCACTACCTTGATATGCAACACACCTTCGCTTCCGCAGCCTAAATGCGCTTCGATCAGGTGGAGTACCTATTTAGTCCATAATTTCGCCTTCATTGTGCACCGCCTTCGTTGATTGTTGACAGTTTTAACACTATCTGATAGGTGTCGCAGAAGGCAACGTTGAGAAGCAGGCAAAAAATGAGACTTTCCGTATAGCACAGGGTATACTAGAATGGCGAGCGAAGAACGATTTGCGGTGATCCAGAAACAGTTGGAACGAGCCGGCTACCAGCTGGCTCGGATTTCCGGCTCTCACCATATTTTCGAGAAACCGGGCAAGCAACTGTTGTCGATTCCTGTGCACAAGGGCAAGGTTAAGCCATTTTATGTCCGTCAAATCCAACGCCTCATCGAAGAAGAATAAAGGAGCAAAGGAGATCAACCGTTCGCGGGCGGGAGAAAAAGAATTGCGGTTGCGTCGACCCTTTCGGACCGATGTATTGAAACAAGCTGCCGCCTTGGCCGAACAGTATCAAATCATTCTCGAAAACGACGCCGGCCACTGGTACGGCCGCGGGCTGGAACTGCCGCATGTGTTCGGCGATGGGGCATCTCCGCAAGCCTGCATCAAATCCACTCGGCAAGCGCTCGCTGCCGCCGTGGCATATTTTCTGGAGCAGGGGCGCAATCCGCCTTCAGCAGCACGCAGCGGCAAACGGACCCAGCAAGTGAACGTTCGGCTCACTGCGGAAGAAAAAGCGATGCTGGAAGGCATCGCCCGCGGCAAGGGTTTTCAAGGCCTATCTGATTATTTGCGTGCCGCAGCATTAGAGCCGATTGACCGAACGTGACGCGCACGTTTGCGCCTATCGCAGACGCAAACATGCTGGAAACTTCGGACGTCATTAATTTTAGCGTCGCGCCTGCTTTCGACGCCGCAGCAGGAGGAACGCCAAACCTCCGCCAGTCGCGGCCAGCACCAGCGACGCCGGCTCCGGCACGGGAACCGTGTTCAGCATGTCGTACTGAAAGTGGTCGACAAACATATGAGTAAAGGCGTTATTGTAGGTCAAGTCAACTTTGGAAATCCCGGCCGGATCGGAGCCCCACAGCAAAAAATCATCGCTGGTTGGCTGGGTGGCAAAAGGAGCATTGAGAGTGTACGTGCCCGAGACATTGTTGCTCGAATCGTATACGGTAAACACCATGGTTCCCCCACCGTCACATGCGGTGACCACCAGCCCGGCGCTTAACGGCAGCCCGCCTAACACGCCACTGTTGAATGTAAAAGTTGCCTCCGATTGGCCGCCCGCAGTAACCACTTCCAGCGAATGGCCATTATTGCCGGAGCCGTCGATCACACCGTCGTCAGCGTCGACGGAATAGCCGCCGACATCAAACCACCCATTCAACGACGTCACTGTCACGCCCGTGTCGTTGATCGAAAAGCCGTCCTCAAAATCATCCAGATGATACCCGGCCGACGTGTACACCAGCGCACTGTCGGACTTCTGATAATAGGGCGTCTTCATCCCCGTGGTCGCCGCCGCCATGCAAAGATTGGGAATTACCACCACCGCCAGACACGCCAACACGCTCAACTCCGTTCCGCGGAATCGCATGCTGTGTCTCATAAGGTCCTCGAGCAGAATAGAAACTAACCAGAAAGATAATGCACAGTTTCAGCGAAAGCCTTCCCCATGTCAACAAATTTTTGCTGAATTTCGGAATTTCATCTGCGAACCGAACCGCGAAAAAATCGCCCTCATTTTTGTTGCCATTACACACTTCCCTT
This genomic interval carries:
- a CDS encoding type II toxin-antitoxin system HicA family toxin, whose product is MASEERFAVIQKQLERAGYQLARISGSHHIFEKPGKQLLSIPVHKGKVKPFYVRQIQRLIEEE
- a CDS encoding PEP-CTERM sorting domain-containing protein — protein: MRFRGTELSVLACLAVVVIPNLCMAAATTGMKTPYYQKSDSALVYTSAGYHLDDFEDGFSINDTGVTVTSLNGWFDVGGYSVDADDGVIDGSGNNGHSLEVVTAGGQSEATFTFNSGVLGGLPLSAGLVVTACDGGGTMVFTVYDSSNNVSGTYTLNAPFATQPTSDDFLLWGSDPAGISKVDLTYNNAFTHMFVDHFQYDMLNTVPVPEPASLVLAATGGGLAFLLLRRRKQARR